One genomic window of Neisseria sp. oral taxon 014 str. F0314 includes the following:
- a CDS encoding DUF2322 family protein encodes MNFQDNLSAMPDISHLSGLDVLDAQGKVLHHIPAVQGKLGSLKLYNALTQEFDNRLDSAAAERGLSLFAEHTADARANPGKHPNIDLLFKVKTENLVLQLRPVEARS; translated from the coding sequence ATGAACTTCCAAGACAACCTCTCGGCCATGCCCGATATTTCCCACCTGAGCGGCCTCGACGTTCTCGACGCACAAGGTAAGGTGCTGCACCACATCCCTGCCGTACAAGGCAAACTGGGTTCGCTCAAGCTCTACAACGCACTGACGCAGGAATTTGACAACCGCCTCGACTCCGCCGCCGCCGAACGCGGCCTGTCCCTGTTTGCCGAACATACCGCCGATGCGCGGGCCAATCCGGGCAAACATCCGAACATCGACCTGCTGTTCAAGGTCAAAACGGAAAATCTGGTATTGCAACTGCGCCCTGTCGAAGCCCGATCTTGA
- a CDS encoding RsmB/NOP family class I SAM-dependent RNA methyltransferase: MNAAQLDHTAKVLAEMLTFKQPADAVLSGYFREHKKLGRQDRHKIAETAFAALRHYQKISTVLRRPHAQPRKAALAALVLGRSTNISQIKDLLDEEETEFLSSLKARKTEFSDDLHTAAELPQWLVEQLQKHFSKEEILAFGRSTNQAAPLDIRVNTLKGRRDKVLPLLQAESPDAEATPYSPWGIRLKNKIALNKHELFLDGTLEVQDEGSQLLALLVGAKRGEIIVDFCAGAGGKTLAVGAQMANKGRIYAFDIAEKRLANLKPRMTRAGLTNIHPERISSEHDSRIARLTGKADRVLVDAPCSGLGTLRRNPDLKYRQSPETVAKLLEQQHSILDAAAKLVKPQGRLVYATCSVLPEENEMQVERFLEEHPEYELLDCAELLAGLKIDLNTGKYLRLDSAKHQTDGFFAAVLQRR, encoded by the coding sequence ATGAACGCTGCACAACTCGACCATACCGCCAAAGTTCTGGCTGAAATGCTGACTTTCAAACAGCCTGCCGATGCCGTTCTGTCCGGCTACTTCCGCGAACACAAAAAACTCGGCCGCCAAGACCGCCACAAAATCGCCGAAACCGCCTTCGCCGCCCTGCGCCATTATCAAAAAATCAGTACCGTCCTGCGCCGCCCGCATGCCCAGCCGCGCAAAGCCGCGCTTGCCGCGCTCGTTCTCGGCAGAAGCACCAACATCAGCCAAATCAAAGACCTGCTCGACGAAGAAGAAACCGAGTTCCTCAGCAGTCTCAAAGCGCGCAAAACCGAATTTTCAGACGACCTCCATACCGCCGCCGAATTGCCGCAATGGTTGGTGGAGCAACTGCAAAAACATTTCAGTAAGGAAGAAATCCTCGCCTTCGGCCGCAGCACCAACCAAGCCGCGCCGCTCGACATCCGCGTCAACACGCTCAAAGGCAGACGCGACAAAGTACTGCCCCTGCTTCAAGCCGAAAGCCCCGATGCAGAAGCCACGCCCTATTCCCCTTGGGGCATCCGCCTGAAAAACAAAATCGCCCTCAACAAACACGAATTGTTTTTAGACGGCACACTTGAAGTCCAAGACGAAGGCAGCCAGCTCCTCGCCCTGCTCGTCGGTGCCAAACGCGGCGAAATCATCGTCGATTTCTGCGCCGGCGCAGGCGGCAAAACCCTCGCCGTCGGCGCGCAAATGGCAAACAAAGGCAGAATCTACGCCTTCGACATCGCCGAAAAACGCCTTGCCAACCTCAAGCCCCGCATGACCCGCGCCGGACTGACCAACATCCACCCCGAACGCATCAGCAGCGAACACGACAGCCGCATCGCCCGCCTGACCGGCAAAGCCGACCGCGTTTTGGTCGATGCCCCCTGCTCCGGCTTGGGCACGCTGCGCCGCAATCCCGACCTCAAATACCGCCAGTCGCCCGAAACCGTCGCCAAACTTTTGGAACAGCAACACAGCATCCTCGATGCCGCCGCCAAACTGGTCAAACCGCAAGGCAGGCTGGTTTACGCCACTTGCAGCGTGTTGCCCGAAGAAAACGAAATGCAGGTCGAACGCTTTTTGGAAGAACACCCGGAATACGAACTCCTCGACTGCGCCGAGCTGCTCGCCGGTTTGAAAATCGATTTGAACACCGGCAAATACCTGCGCCTCGATTCGGCAAAACACCAAACCGACGGATTCTTCGCCGCTGTTTTGCAACGCAGATAA
- a CDS encoding RpiB/LacA/LacB family sugar-phosphate isomerase has protein sequence MRIVIAAPSNGTELKNALKARLQTDPRVSRLTDLSTPDGTYPQLSFAAAQEVAAGRADRAILICGTGVGTAIAANKVRGIRAATAHDLVTVRGSVENYDAQVLCMGQNVIAAPAAWALVDIWLDLRHDTSSGYAPKVGEIDAFERGA, from the coding sequence ATGCGTATCGTTATTGCCGCGCCGTCTAACGGCACCGAACTCAAAAACGCCCTCAAAGCCCGCCTGCAAACCGACCCGCGCGTCAGCAGACTGACTGATTTGTCCACTCCCGACGGTACTTATCCGCAGCTTTCGTTTGCCGCCGCCCAAGAAGTCGCCGCCGGACGGGCCGACCGCGCGATTCTGATTTGCGGTACGGGCGTAGGCACGGCCATCGCCGCCAACAAAGTACGCGGCATCCGTGCCGCCACCGCGCACGATTTGGTTACGGTACGCGGCTCGGTGGAAAACTACGACGCGCAGGTGCTGTGTATGGGGCAAAACGTTATCGCCGCCCCTGCCGCTTGGGCACTGGTGGACATCTGGCTCGACCTGCGCCACGACACAAGCAGCGGCTACGCACCGAAAGTCGGCGAGATTGATGCGTTTGAGCGCGGAGCATAA
- a CDS encoding NADP-dependent isocitrate dehydrogenase: MTQKSTIIYTHTDEAPALATQSLLPIVQAFTRHAGIEVKTSDISLSGRILAVFPEYLTEAQRVPDALTKLGELVKQPDANVIKLPNISASVPQLTAAIKELQAKGFAVPDYPADPQTDEEKAVRERYDRIKGSAVNPVLREGNSDRRAPKAVKNFAKKNPHSMGAWTKDSKTHVATMQSGDFFHNEQSVTVPDATSVSIVFTDKQGNKKELREPVALKAGEIIDATVMSKKALLAFLAEQVQDAKAKGVLFSLHMKATMMKVSDPIIFGHAVKVFFAPVFEKFGDKLAAAGVNVNNGFGNLLANLDKLDADTRAAVEAEIAAVYAANPDLAMVDSDKGITNLHVPSDVIVDASMPAMIRNSGRMWDKDGKARDTKAVIPDSSYAGVYQATIDFCREHGAFDPTTMGTVPNVGLMAQAAEEYGSHNKTFEIEADGQVQVIDAAGKVLMQHDVEAGDIWRMCQTKDAPVKDWVQLAVNRARLSNTPAVFWLDENRPHDKSLLAKVTAYLAELDTDGLDIRVLAPEEAAKFSLGRLKNGEDTISVTGNVLRDYLTDLFPILELGTSAKMLSIVPLMNGGGMFETGAGGSAPKHVQQFLEENHLRWDSLGEFLALAVSFEHLAQKTGNTKAQVLADTLDAATEKLLLNDKSPKRKAGELDNRGSHFYLTLYWAQELAAQDKDTELKAAFAPLAKSLAENEAKIVAELSAAQGKAADIGGYYAPDAAKAAQAMRPSATFNQALAAL; the protein is encoded by the coding sequence ATGACTCAAAAATCCACCATTATCTACACCCATACCGACGAAGCCCCCGCGCTGGCGACCCAATCCCTGCTGCCGATTGTGCAGGCGTTTACCCGCCATGCCGGTATCGAAGTCAAAACCAGCGATATTTCCCTGTCCGGCCGCATTCTGGCGGTGTTCCCCGAATATCTGACCGAAGCGCAGCGCGTACCCGATGCGCTTACCAAGTTGGGCGAACTGGTGAAACAGCCCGACGCCAACGTGATCAAACTGCCGAACATCAGCGCGTCCGTACCGCAACTGACCGCTGCGATTAAAGAATTGCAGGCAAAAGGCTTTGCCGTCCCCGATTACCCCGCCGACCCGCAAACCGATGAAGAAAAAGCCGTGCGCGAACGTTACGACCGCATCAAAGGCAGCGCGGTCAACCCCGTTTTGCGCGAAGGCAACTCCGACCGCCGCGCGCCGAAAGCAGTGAAAAACTTTGCCAAAAAAAATCCGCACAGCATGGGTGCATGGACCAAAGACTCCAAAACCCACGTTGCCACCATGCAAAGCGGCGACTTTTTCCATAACGAACAATCCGTTACCGTACCCGATGCGACTTCCGTATCCATCGTGTTCACCGACAAACAAGGCAACAAGAAAGAGCTGCGCGAGCCCGTCGCCCTGAAAGCCGGCGAAATCATCGACGCGACCGTGATGAGCAAAAAAGCCCTGCTCGCCTTCCTTGCCGAACAAGTGCAAGACGCGAAAGCAAAAGGCGTTTTATTCTCGCTGCACATGAAAGCCACCATGATGAAAGTGTCCGACCCGATTATCTTCGGACACGCCGTCAAAGTGTTCTTCGCGCCTGTGTTTGAAAAATTCGGCGACAAACTGGCTGCCGCCGGCGTCAACGTCAACAACGGCTTCGGCAACCTGCTTGCCAATCTGGACAAACTGGATGCAGACACCCGCGCCGCCGTCGAAGCCGAAATCGCCGCCGTTTACGCCGCCAACCCCGATTTGGCGATGGTCGATTCCGACAAAGGCATCACCAACCTGCACGTCCCCAGCGACGTTATCGTCGATGCTTCTATGCCCGCGATGATCCGAAATTCCGGCCGCATGTGGGACAAAGACGGCAAAGCGCGAGACACCAAGGCCGTGATTCCCGACAGCAGCTACGCCGGCGTTTACCAAGCGACCATCGACTTCTGCCGCGAACACGGCGCGTTCGATCCGACAACCATGGGTACCGTGCCCAACGTCGGTCTGATGGCGCAGGCGGCCGAAGAATACGGTTCGCACAATAAAACTTTCGAAATCGAAGCCGACGGTCAGGTTCAAGTCATTGATGCGGCAGGAAAAGTCCTGATGCAGCACGACGTTGAAGCAGGCGACATCTGGCGCATGTGCCAAACCAAAGACGCGCCCGTCAAAGACTGGGTACAACTCGCCGTCAACCGCGCCCGCCTGAGCAACACGCCCGCCGTGTTCTGGCTCGACGAAAACCGTCCGCACGATAAAAGCCTGCTCGCCAAAGTCACAGCCTACCTTGCCGAACTGGATACCGACGGCCTCGACATCCGCGTCCTCGCCCCCGAAGAAGCCGCCAAGTTCAGCTTGGGTCGTTTGAAAAACGGCGAAGACACCATTTCCGTAACCGGTAACGTCCTGCGCGATTATCTGACCGACCTGTTCCCGATTTTGGAACTCGGCACCAGCGCGAAAATGCTGTCTATCGTTCCTTTGATGAACGGCGGCGGTATGTTTGAAACCGGCGCGGGCGGCTCCGCACCGAAACACGTCCAACAGTTCCTCGAAGAAAACCACCTGCGCTGGGACTCGCTGGGCGAATTCCTCGCGCTCGCCGTATCGTTTGAACATCTGGCGCAAAAAACCGGTAACACCAAAGCCCAAGTCCTCGCCGACACGCTGGATGCCGCCACCGAAAAACTGCTGTTGAACGACAAATCGCCCAAACGCAAAGCGGGCGAACTCGACAACCGCGGCAGCCATTTCTACCTCACCCTCTACTGGGCGCAAGAGTTGGCAGCGCAGGATAAAGACACGGAATTGAAAGCGGCTTTTGCGCCGTTGGCCAAATCGTTGGCGGAAAACGAAGCCAAAATCGTTGCCGAGCTTTCCGCCGCGCAAGGCAAAGCAGCCGACATCGGCGGCTACTACGCCCCCGACGCTGCAAAAGCCGCACAAGCCATGCGCCCGAGCGCAACGTTCAATCAGGCATTGGCAGCGTTGTAA
- a CDS encoding DUF1853 family protein, which translates to MNYALDALWWKLTAPSVRDLASLLTAPPLWQSGCELSVRELLGEQGFRYLLALDADPAPLTEHLTQRAPFGHRLGIYAEELLAFWFAHAPHAKLHARNLPVFSDGQTLGAADFVVSLNRQVYHIELACKYYGGSQVQDLRGLNPKDMLAGKAAKLVQQLNLLHTPQGRETLTTQALPDSPVSVSVVRGIGFFPHGFDAFEPLLNPYGWRGVYIRNWTEYRFERTEARYHLLDRMAYLAPARVAETDTLNKTEIRRIDNGLIAVLELRPDGFWHEAERIMKAV; encoded by the coding sequence ATGAACTACGCCCTAGACGCATTATGGTGGAAACTCACCGCCCCTTCCGTCCGCGATCTCGCTTCGCTGCTGACCGCACCGCCTTTGTGGCAAAGCGGCTGTGAACTAAGCGTGCGCGAATTGCTGGGCGAACAGGGTTTCCGCTACCTTTTGGCTTTGGATGCCGACCCCGCGCCGCTGACGGAACACCTCACCCAACGCGCCCCGTTCGGACACCGGCTCGGCATTTACGCCGAAGAGCTGCTGGCATTTTGGTTCGCACACGCACCGCACGCCAAACTGCACGCACGCAACCTGCCCGTTTTTTCAGACGGCCAAACCTTGGGGGCGGCGGATTTTGTCGTTTCCCTCAACCGACAGGTTTACCATATCGAGCTGGCGTGCAAATACTACGGTGGCAGCCAAGTGCAGGACTTGCGTGGCCTTAATCCCAAAGACATGCTGGCAGGCAAAGCCGCCAAACTGGTTCAACAACTAAACCTGCTGCACACGCCGCAAGGCAGGGAAACCCTGACAACGCAAGCTTTGCCGGACAGTCCCGTTTCCGTGTCCGTCGTGCGCGGCATCGGCTTTTTTCCACACGGCTTCGATGCCTTCGAGCCGCTACTCAACCCATACGGCTGGCGCGGCGTGTATATTCGAAACTGGACGGAATATCGTTTTGAGCGTACCGAAGCGCGTTATCACTTGCTCGACCGTATGGCCTACCTCGCTCCGGCACGGGTCGCCGAAACCGATACTTTGAACAAAACCGAAATCCGCCGCATCGACAATGGTTTGATTGCTGTTTTGGAATTGCGCCCCGACGGTTTTTGGCATGAGGCCGAACGCATCATGAAGGCCGTCTGA
- a CDS encoding DUF4198 domain-containing protein, with the protein MNKTALLLACTLLCSTAAHAHRVWVETAHTHGGEYLKAELGYGEFPELEPIAEDRLHIFSKPMQLITEKGKENLVRKGSYNYQYQSSKPVKDGSYLVTAEYRPTFWSKNKDGWKQADMTKMPDATYCEQTRMYGKNIVNVGHESADTKVITRQIGQALEIVPLNNPANVNVGEPFKVKVLFNGEPLPNATVTATFDGFDTSDRSKTHKTEAQAFSDTTAADGTVNIIPLRQGFWKASVEHKTDYPDQKICQKQADYTTLTFQIGHSHH; encoded by the coding sequence ATGAACAAAACAGCCCTGCTGCTTGCCTGCACCCTCCTTTGCTCCACCGCCGCCCACGCCCACCGCGTCTGGGTTGAAACCGCCCATACGCATGGCGGCGAATATCTGAAGGCCGAACTGGGCTACGGCGAGTTTCCCGAATTGGAACCGATTGCCGAAGACCGCCTGCACATTTTCAGCAAACCGATGCAGCTTATCACCGAAAAAGGCAAAGAAAACCTCGTCCGCAAAGGCAGTTACAATTACCAATACCAAAGCAGCAAACCGGTTAAAGACGGCAGCTACCTCGTTACTGCCGAATACCGCCCGACATTCTGGTCCAAAAACAAAGACGGCTGGAAACAGGCCGACATGACCAAAATGCCCGACGCCACATATTGCGAACAAACCCGCATGTACGGCAAAAACATCGTCAACGTCGGCCACGAAAGCGCCGATACGAAAGTCATTACCCGCCAAATCGGCCAGGCGCTGGAAATCGTACCGCTGAACAATCCCGCCAACGTCAATGTCGGCGAACCGTTTAAAGTGAAGGTATTGTTCAACGGCGAACCGCTGCCGAACGCCACCGTAACCGCCACCTTCGACGGATTCGACACCAGCGACCGCAGCAAAACGCACAAAACCGAAGCCCAAGCCTTCTCAGACACCACGGCCGCCGACGGCACTGTCAACATCATCCCGCTGCGGCAAGGTTTCTGGAAGGCCAGCGTCGAACACAAAACCGATTATCCCGACCAAAAAATCTGCCAAAAACAGGCAGACTACACGACCCTGACTTTCCAAATCGGCCATTCCCATCATTGA
- a CDS encoding inositol monophosphatase family protein: protein MNPILNTAFKAARRAGQMMIRASGNLEAVKIDSKAFNDFVSNVDRESEMILVDALKEAYPHHKITCEESGSHGKSDAEYEWIIDPLDGTTNFLHGHPQYAISMALLHKGVLQEALVYAPERNDLYMASRGQGALLNDRRIRVSNRVELNRCLIGTGFPVVDQSMMDKYLAILKDFLSKTAGGRREGSAALDLCSVAVGRLDGFFEFNLKPWDVAAGALIVKEAGGIVTDMQGNDTWLQTGNIVAGNPKVLAQMLQIISAHN, encoded by the coding sequence ATGAACCCGATTTTAAATACCGCATTTAAAGCCGCCCGCCGAGCCGGGCAGATGATGATTCGCGCCTCAGGAAATCTGGAGGCGGTAAAAATCGACAGCAAAGCCTTTAACGATTTTGTTTCCAATGTTGACCGCGAGTCCGAAATGATTTTGGTCGACGCGCTCAAAGAAGCCTATCCCCATCACAAAATCACTTGTGAGGAAAGCGGTTCTCACGGCAAGTCCGACGCCGAATACGAATGGATTATCGACCCGCTCGACGGTACGACCAATTTCCTCCACGGCCACCCCCAATATGCCATCTCTATGGCGTTGCTGCACAAAGGCGTGTTGCAGGAAGCACTGGTTTATGCTCCCGAACGCAATGATTTATATATGGCGTCGCGCGGACAGGGCGCATTGTTAAACGACCGCCGCATCCGCGTTTCCAACCGCGTCGAATTGAACCGCTGCCTGATTGGTACGGGTTTCCCCGTAGTCGACCAAAGCATGATGGACAAATACCTCGCCATCCTGAAAGATTTTCTGTCTAAAACCGCAGGCGGCCGCCGCGAAGGCTCGGCTGCCTTGGATTTGTGTTCGGTGGCGGTGGGCAGGCTGGACGGTTTTTTCGAATTTAACCTGAAACCTTGGGATGTTGCCGCAGGCGCGTTAATCGTGAAAGAAGCCGGCGGTATCGTAACCGACATGCAGGGCAACGATACTTGGCTGCAAACCGGCAATATCGTTGCAGGCAACCCGAAAGTGCTGGCGCAAATGCTCCAGATTATCAGTGCCCACAACTGA
- a CDS encoding RNA methyltransferase, with amino-acid sequence MNQLKPALPDFLNNIRIVLTRTSHPANIGSAARAMKTMGLSDLVLVAPNLMSTPMTAVPPVFDPQNPQNFKLPEESFTLASGAADVLHNARITATLDDALADTTISCALTSRRREITAPLQTPRKLVPELLQAARRGEKVALVFGNETFGLSIEEVQACNRLMTINGNPDYFSLNLAQAVQVVCYEIFSQTDMPMTHLQQEDHAATHEQIKGMVAHMESVMDDIGFFNRRNSERLMRRMQSLFGRANTQTEDIDILRGFFNTVSHRVNKKD; translated from the coding sequence ATGAACCAGTTAAAACCCGCCCTGCCCGATTTTCTGAACAATATCCGCATCGTGCTGACCCGTACCAGCCATCCCGCCAACATCGGTTCCGCCGCCCGCGCCATGAAAACCATGGGATTGAGCGATTTGGTGCTTGTCGCACCGAACCTGATGTCCACGCCGATGACGGCCGTCCCGCCCGTATTCGACCCGCAGAATCCTCAGAATTTCAAACTGCCGGAAGAAAGTTTCACCCTCGCATCCGGTGCGGCGGACGTATTGCACAATGCCCGTATCACGGCCACGTTGGACGACGCCCTAGCCGACACCACCATCAGTTGCGCCCTTACCAGCCGCCGCCGCGAAATCACCGCCCCGCTGCAAACCCCGCGCAAACTGGTTCCCGAATTATTGCAGGCGGCGCGGCGCGGCGAAAAGGTTGCCCTTGTCTTCGGCAACGAAACCTTCGGCTTGAGCATCGAAGAAGTGCAGGCCTGCAACCGCCTGATGACTATCAACGGCAATCCCGACTATTTCTCGCTCAACCTCGCCCAGGCGGTGCAAGTTGTGTGTTACGAAATCTTCAGCCAGACCGATATGCCCATGACCCACCTGCAACAGGAAGACCATGCCGCCACCCACGAGCAAATCAAAGGCATGGTCGCCCACATGGAAAGCGTCATGGACGACATCGGCTTCTTCAACCGCCGCAACAGCGAACGCCTGATGCGCCGAATGCAAAGCCTGTTCGGCCGCGCCAACACGCAAACCGAAGACATCGACATCCTGCGCGGTTTTTTCAATACCGTCAGCCACCGTGTGAACAAAAAAGACTGA
- the norM gene encoding multidrug efflux MATE transporter NorM, protein MLLDLNRFSFSVFLKEVRLLTALALPMLLAQVAQVGIGFVDTVMAGGAGKEDLAAVALGSSAFATVYITFMGIMAALNPMIAQLYGAGKTGEVGETGRQGIWFGLFLGIFGMVLMWAAITPFRNWLTLSDYVEGTMAQYMLFTSLAMPAAMVHRALHAYASSLNRPRLIMLVSFAAFVLNVPLNYIFVYGKFGMPALGGAGCGLATMAVFWFSALALWIYIAKEKFFRPFGLTAKFGKPDLAVFKQIWKIGAPIGLSYFLEASAFSFIVFLIAPFGEDYVAAQQVGISLSGILYMIPQSVGSAGTVRIGFSLGRREFSRARYISGVSLVSGWVLAVITVLSLVLFRSPLASMYNNDPAVLSIAATVLLFAGLFQPADFTQCIASYALRGYKITKVPMFIHAAAFWGCGLLPGYLLAYRFDMGIYGFWTALIASLTIAAVALVWCLELCSREMVRSHKVV, encoded by the coding sequence ATGCTGCTCGACCTCAACCGCTTTTCCTTTTCCGTCTTCCTGAAAGAAGTCCGCCTGCTGACCGCCCTTGCCCTGCCCATGCTGTTGGCGCAGGTCGCGCAGGTGGGCATCGGTTTCGTCGATACCGTGATGGCGGGCGGTGCGGGTAAGGAGGATTTGGCGGCGGTGGCGTTGGGCAGCAGCGCGTTTGCCACGGTTTATATTACCTTTATGGGCATTATGGCGGCGCTGAACCCGATGATTGCCCAGCTTTACGGCGCGGGCAAAACTGGTGAAGTGGGCGAAACGGGGCGGCAGGGGATTTGGTTCGGGCTGTTTTTGGGGATTTTCGGCATGGTATTGATGTGGGCGGCGATTACGCCGTTCCGCAACTGGCTGACCTTGAGCGATTATGTGGAAGGCACGATGGCGCAATATATGCTGTTCACCAGCTTGGCGATGCCGGCGGCAATGGTGCACCGTGCCCTGCACGCCTACGCTTCCAGCCTGAACCGCCCGCGCCTGATTATGTTGGTCAGCTTCGCGGCGTTTGTATTGAACGTGCCGCTGAACTATATTTTCGTTTACGGCAAATTCGGTATGCCCGCTTTGGGCGGCGCAGGCTGCGGACTGGCGACAATGGCGGTGTTTTGGTTCAGCGCGCTGGCGTTGTGGATTTATATTGCCAAGGAAAAATTCTTCCGCCCGTTCGGACTGACGGCAAAATTCGGCAAACCGGATTTAGCGGTGTTCAAACAAATTTGGAAAATCGGCGCGCCCATCGGGCTGTCTTATTTTTTGGAAGCCAGCGCGTTTTCGTTTATCGTGTTTTTGATTGCGCCTTTCGGCGAGGATTATGTGGCGGCGCAGCAGGTCGGCATCAGTTTGTCGGGGATTCTCTATATGATTCCGCAAAGCGTCGGCTCGGCAGGGACGGTGCGCATCGGCTTTTCATTAGGACGGCGCGAATTTTCGCGGGCGCGTTATATTTCGGGCGTATCGCTGGTGTCGGGCTGGGTGCTTGCCGTGATTACCGTGCTTTCCTTGGTATTATTCCGTTCCCCGCTGGCAAGCATGTACAACAATGATCCGGCGGTTTTAAGCATCGCCGCCACCGTCCTACTGTTCGCCGGCTTGTTCCAACCGGCAGACTTCACCCAATGCATCGCGTCCTACGCCCTGCGCGGCTATAAGATCACCAAAGTACCGATGTTCATCCACGCCGCCGCCTTCTGGGGCTGCGGCCTGCTGCCGGGCTACCTGCTCGCCTACCGTTTCGATATGGGCATTTACGGCTTCTGGACGGCATTGATTGCCTCGCTCACCATCGCCGCCGTCGCCTTGGTGTGGTGCTTGGAATTGTGCAGCAGGGAGATGGTCAGATCGCATAAGGTCGTCTGA
- a CDS encoding pseudouridine synthase produces MDDLIAFNKPCGVICQFSEHEKHPCLKDYVDRPGFYPAGRLDTDSEGLLLLTDNGVLQAQIADPKFKREKTYWAQVEGSPDEEKLDLLCNGMDLGGFVTRPAKVRLLEAGEADILWPRNPPVRMRKTVPDFWLEIRIAEGKNRQVRRMTAKAGYPCLRLVRVAVGRLNVFDLGLGLGEWRFAPFRP; encoded by the coding sequence ATGGACGATTTGATTGCATTCAACAAACCCTGCGGCGTGATTTGTCAGTTTTCCGAACATGAAAAGCATCCCTGCTTGAAAGACTATGTGGATAGGCCGGGTTTTTATCCGGCCGGACGGTTGGATACCGACAGCGAGGGTTTGCTGCTGCTGACGGATAACGGCGTGCTTCAGGCGCAGATTGCCGACCCGAAGTTCAAGCGGGAAAAGACTTATTGGGCGCAGGTGGAAGGTTCTCCTGATGAGGAAAAATTGGATTTGTTGTGCAACGGAATGGATTTGGGCGGTTTCGTTACCCGTCCGGCCAAAGTGAGGTTGTTGGAAGCGGGGGAGGCGGATATTTTATGGCCGCGCAACCCGCCTGTTCGTATGCGCAAGACCGTACCGGATTTCTGGCTGGAAATCCGAATCGCTGAAGGTAAAAACCGCCAGGTGCGGCGCATGACGGCTAAGGCGGGTTATCCGTGCCTGCGGCTGGTGCGCGTGGCGGTAGGCCGTCTGAATGTGTTTGATTTGGGCTTGGGTTTGGGCGAATGGCGGTTTGCGCCGTTTAGGCCGTAG
- the upp gene encoding uracil phosphoribosyltransferase, with product MNVTIIDHPLVKHKLTLMREADCSTYKFRTLTTELARLMAYEASRDFGTEKYIIDGWCGQIEGDRIKGKTLTVVPILRAGLGMLDGVLDLIPTAKISVVGLQRNEETLKPVSYFEKFVDSMEKRPALIIDPMLATGGSMVATIDLLKAKGCRHIKALVLVAAPEGVKAVNEAHPDVTIYTAALDSHLNENGYIIPGLGDAGDKIFGTR from the coding sequence ATGAACGTAACCATCATCGACCATCCGCTGGTCAAACACAAACTAACCCTGATGCGCGAAGCCGATTGCAGCACCTACAAATTCCGCACCCTGACCACCGAACTCGCGCGTCTGATGGCCTATGAGGCCAGCCGCGACTTCGGCACCGAAAAATACATCATCGACGGCTGGTGCGGGCAGATTGAAGGCGACCGCATCAAAGGCAAAACCCTGACCGTCGTACCGATTCTGCGTGCGGGCCTGGGTATGCTCGACGGCGTGCTCGACCTGATTCCCACCGCCAAAATCAGCGTGGTCGGCCTGCAACGCAACGAGGAAACCCTCAAACCCGTTTCCTACTTTGAAAAATTCGTCGACAGCATGGAAAAACGCCCCGCACTGATTATCGACCCGATGCTGGCGACCGGCGGCTCCATGGTCGCCACCATCGACCTGCTCAAAGCCAAAGGCTGCCGCCACATCAAAGCACTGGTGCTGGTCGCCGCCCCCGAAGGCGTGAAAGCCGTCAACGAAGCGCATCCCGACGTTACCATCTACACCGCCGCACTCGACAGCCACCTGAATGAAAACGGCTACATCATCCCCGGCCTCGGCGATGCCGGCGACAAAATCTTCGGCACACGCTAA
- the grxD gene encoding Grx4 family monothiol glutaredoxin yields MTTIHDQIKEVVTTHPIVLFMKGTKQFPQCGFSSRAVQILKAVGCENYVTVNVLENDAVRQGIKEYSDWPTIPQLYVNGEFVGGADIMMEMYEAGELQELLKA; encoded by the coding sequence ATGACCACCATTCATGACCAAATCAAAGAAGTCGTTACCACACACCCCATCGTACTGTTTATGAAAGGCACCAAGCAGTTTCCCCAATGCGGTTTCTCATCCCGCGCCGTGCAAATCCTGAAAGCCGTCGGCTGTGAAAACTACGTTACCGTCAACGTCTTGGAAAACGACGCCGTCCGCCAGGGCATCAAGGAATACAGCGACTGGCCGACCATCCCCCAGCTCTACGTCAACGGCGAATTTGTCGGCGGCGCAGACATCATGATGGAAATGTACGAAGCGGGCGAATTGCAAGAGCTGCTCAAAGCCTGA